One genomic region from Arthrobacter sp. YN encodes:
- a CDS encoding ABC transporter substrate-binding protein, translating into MEFSRLRKFTALAGVASLALVAAGCSGGGDKAASADNPVTLTVTTFGTFGYDDLYAEYEKQNPGVTIEATNIDRGSNARTDAFTKLAAGSGLSDVTAIEEGWLGSIMEVSDQFVDLKEHGAEDIKGNWVDWKFKQGTDPNGRVIGYGTDIGPQALCFNGKLFEAAGLPSDREKVAELFGGKDASWETYFKLGRQYKEATGKAWYDQSGFVWNSMVNQMDEGYYTKDGKLNVEGNKDMRAKFDMLAAGTADGLSSNQTQFDWGNGKAFVDGSFATHVCPAWMLGTIKGQLESAGGGAASGWDVADVFPGGASNWGGAFLSVPKSSKHPAEAAKLAAWLTAPEQQIKQSAAANNFPSTLEAQAKIVEAAKPNELFNNAPYGAIFESRAEGVIAQFKGPDDSVIQENVFGPALKMLDSGKGNADEAWNEAVKLLNDLVVNN; encoded by the coding sequence GTGGAGTTTTCGCGACTAAGGAAATTCACTGCCCTGGCGGGCGTAGCCTCACTTGCCCTCGTGGCCGCAGGCTGCAGCGGCGGAGGCGATAAGGCGGCGAGCGCCGACAACCCCGTCACACTGACCGTGACCACCTTCGGCACCTTCGGATACGACGACCTGTACGCCGAATACGAGAAGCAGAACCCGGGCGTCACCATCGAGGCCACCAACATCGATCGCGGTTCCAACGCCCGGACCGATGCGTTCACCAAGCTGGCCGCCGGCTCCGGACTCAGCGACGTCACGGCCATCGAGGAGGGCTGGCTCGGCTCCATTATGGAGGTTTCGGACCAGTTTGTGGACCTCAAGGAGCACGGCGCCGAGGACATCAAGGGCAACTGGGTGGACTGGAAGTTCAAGCAGGGCACCGACCCCAATGGTCGTGTGATCGGTTATGGCACTGACATCGGACCGCAGGCCCTGTGCTTCAACGGCAAGCTCTTCGAGGCAGCCGGCCTCCCGAGCGACCGCGAGAAAGTCGCGGAGCTTTTCGGCGGCAAGGACGCAAGCTGGGAAACGTACTTCAAGCTCGGCCGCCAGTACAAAGAGGCTACGGGCAAGGCCTGGTATGACCAGTCCGGCTTCGTCTGGAACTCCATGGTCAACCAGATGGACGAGGGTTACTACACCAAGGACGGCAAGCTGAACGTCGAGGGCAACAAGGACATGCGGGCAAAGTTCGACATGCTCGCTGCCGGCACTGCCGACGGCCTGTCCTCCAACCAGACCCAGTTCGACTGGGGTAACGGCAAGGCCTTCGTGGACGGTTCCTTCGCCACGCACGTTTGCCCCGCATGGATGCTCGGCACCATCAAGGGCCAGCTCGAGTCAGCAGGCGGCGGAGCGGCAAGTGGCTGGGACGTAGCCGATGTCTTCCCCGGCGGTGCTTCCAACTGGGGCGGTGCATTCCTCTCGGTCCCCAAGAGCTCCAAGCACCCCGCTGAAGCAGCGAAGCTGGCAGCATGGCTGACAGCCCCTGAGCAGCAGATCAAGCAGTCCGCTGCAGCGAACAACTTCCCCAGCACCCTCGAAGCACAGGCAAAGATCGTGGAAGCAGCCAAGCCGAACGAACTGTTCAACAACGCTCCCTACGGCGCCATCTTTGAGTCCCGCGCCGAGGGTGTCATCGCCCAGTTCAAGGGTCCGGATGACTCTGTGATCCAGGAGAACGTGTTCGGACCCGCCCTCAAGATGCTCGATTCGGGCAAGGGCAACGCCGATGAAGCCTGGAATGAAGCAGTCAAGCTCCTCAACGACCTCGTGGTCAACAACTAG
- a CDS encoding alpha/beta fold hydrolase, producing the protein MHSVDNGAGTPILIIHGFCVDHRLLLGLDPVFDAHGQWRRVYVDLPGMGQSAAGPEIDSADAVAEAVVSFVRKTFGAERFAVLGNSFGGMIARHLVAEFGEQVLGLALLCPVVIADHGSRTLPAKTVLQADPTLLAALEPADAADYEAMAVVQSPENWFLFRDAALPGFRVFDQAAIQRISSNYTLRAEPENRFSNFQGPALILAGRQDHVVGFEDQTALARSYAQSTTAVLDRAGHNAHLDQPELTAALLWEWLGRVERSMGREAAD; encoded by the coding sequence GTGCATTCTGTTGACAATGGGGCGGGGACCCCAATCCTGATCATCCACGGATTCTGTGTCGATCATCGCCTACTGCTGGGGCTCGACCCCGTGTTCGATGCTCATGGTCAGTGGCGGCGGGTCTACGTGGACCTGCCGGGCATGGGCCAATCCGCGGCAGGACCCGAGATCGATAGCGCGGATGCCGTGGCCGAAGCAGTGGTCTCCTTTGTCCGGAAAACCTTCGGTGCCGAAAGGTTCGCGGTCCTCGGAAACTCCTTCGGTGGCATGATCGCCCGTCACCTGGTGGCCGAATTCGGGGAGCAGGTTCTTGGCCTGGCGCTCCTTTGCCCAGTGGTCATTGCGGATCACGGGTCCCGAACCCTGCCTGCCAAGACAGTGCTCCAAGCAGACCCGACCCTATTGGCGGCCTTGGAACCCGCGGACGCGGCCGACTATGAGGCCATGGCCGTGGTCCAATCTCCCGAGAATTGGTTTCTTTTCCGAGACGCGGCCCTGCCGGGGTTTCGCGTATTCGATCAGGCCGCGATCCAACGGATCTCGAGCAACTACACACTTCGTGCCGAGCCGGAAAATCGCTTCTCCAACTTTCAAGGACCCGCGCTGATTCTCGCCGGTCGTCAGGACCATGTGGTGGGGTTTGAGGATCAGACTGCGCTGGCGCGCAGCTATGCACAGTCCACCACCGCCGTCCTGGATCGAGCCGGTCACAACGCGCACCTGGACCAGCCGGAGCTAACGGCTGCCCTCCTTTGGGAGTGGCTTGGCCGGGTGGAAAGGTCCATGGGACGCGAGGCCGCGGACTGA
- a CDS encoding ATP-binding protein produces the protein MRHSEAKTCRITIRTEGDDLRISILDDGPGAALASKNGHGLTGMRERAQLMSGTFEAVQDASGYRVAVSLPGTAARVETR, from the coding sequence ATCCGTCATTCCGAAGCAAAAACCTGCCGGATCACCATCAGGACCGAGGGCGACGACCTGCGAATCAGCATCCTCGACGACGGTCCGGGGGCGGCTTTGGCTTCCAAGAACGGTCATGGACTCACAGGGATGCGAGAACGGGCCCAACTAATGAGCGGAACCTTTGAAGCAGTACAGGATGCCAGTGGATACCGCGTGGCTGTTTCACTACCGGGAACTGCAGCGAGGGTGGAAACCCGATGA
- a CDS encoding ABC transporter ATP-binding protein, whose translation MIEIKNLSKKYGQSDGIIDVSLTAEPGKVTAFLGPNGAGKSTTFRLLLGLDRADSGSALIEGKPYQDLTAPLWTVGAQFDGSGAHKGRTAKAHLTWLAQSNGIPHSRIGEVLELVGLSDAARKRVGAYSLGMGQRLGIAAALLGDPRIIVLDEPTNGLDPEGIRWIRGLLSTLAANGKTVLISSHLINEVQHVADHIVVISGGRIVQSGNVDDLVAGHHDLEAAYFDWTGNAAKGNAA comes from the coding sequence GTGATCGAGATCAAGAATTTGAGCAAAAAATACGGGCAGTCGGACGGAATCATCGACGTCTCGTTGACGGCCGAGCCCGGGAAAGTTACCGCCTTTCTCGGCCCGAACGGGGCCGGCAAATCGACAACTTTCCGTCTGCTTCTAGGCCTTGATCGGGCGGACAGCGGGTCCGCTCTCATCGAAGGAAAACCCTACCAGGACCTCACCGCTCCGCTGTGGACCGTGGGGGCTCAGTTCGATGGCTCGGGAGCCCACAAAGGCCGCACGGCCAAGGCCCATCTCACCTGGCTGGCGCAATCCAACGGCATTCCGCACTCGAGGATCGGTGAAGTTTTGGAGCTCGTCGGACTGTCCGACGCTGCCCGTAAGCGCGTGGGAGCTTACTCACTGGGCATGGGTCAGAGGCTGGGGATCGCCGCGGCCCTCCTCGGCGATCCGCGCATTATTGTTCTCGACGAGCCGACCAACGGCTTGGATCCCGAAGGCATCCGCTGGATCCGAGGGCTCCTGAGTACCCTTGCAGCCAACGGCAAGACTGTCCTTATTTCCAGCCATCTCATTAATGAGGTCCAGCACGTCGCTGACCACATCGTCGTCATTTCCGGTGGCCGCATTGTTCAGTCCGGAAACGTCGATGATCTGGTAGCCGGTCACCATGACCTGGAAGCCGCCTACTTCGATTGGACCGGCAATGCGGCTAAAGGAAACGCCGCATGA
- a CDS encoding histidine kinase — translation MKQRHPSKTQSADSENDRLSVVRETIIPVLLNGLVGLIVVAGLWITVVPPESPGRQVQLALGSLLVLGLCIRTRYPRMAALWTGIVTAIGWSLGMTEDPFLATGLCLYVAAERFGTRLFPRWLIVLATAVGTSLLLVSAEGAEARVRGIILGAVIIGAAWVLGIRTQRMRYETERNARAQERLRLARDVHDVLSHTLGGIGVRAGVVAHVKSSTTDDLRSALQGIESDARDALGQLQVLMRQERSETADDSPRELFRN, via the coding sequence ATGAAGCAACGACACCCGAGCAAGACGCAAAGCGCTGACTCAGAAAACGATCGCCTCTCGGTCGTCCGGGAAACGATCATTCCCGTTCTGCTGAACGGTCTGGTCGGCCTCATCGTGGTGGCGGGGCTTTGGATCACCGTTGTTCCGCCGGAATCTCCAGGCAGGCAGGTTCAGCTGGCACTTGGCTCGTTGCTTGTCCTCGGTCTCTGCATTCGAACGAGATACCCACGGATGGCGGCGCTGTGGACGGGCATTGTGACGGCCATTGGCTGGAGCTTGGGAATGACAGAGGACCCGTTCCTGGCGACAGGGCTCTGCCTATACGTTGCCGCGGAACGATTCGGGACCAGATTGTTCCCCAGATGGTTGATCGTGCTGGCAACGGCAGTGGGCACTTCCTTGCTCCTGGTCTCCGCGGAGGGCGCCGAAGCGCGCGTTCGGGGAATTATCCTGGGCGCTGTCATCATCGGGGCAGCGTGGGTCCTTGGCATCCGCACCCAACGCATGCGGTATGAAACCGAGCGCAATGCCCGGGCGCAGGAAAGGCTTCGCCTCGCCCGAGACGTTCACGATGTCCTCTCGCATACGTTGGGAGGGATCGGAGTGCGGGCAGGCGTCGTCGCCCATGTAAAGTCGTCCACCACTGACGATCTACGATCTGCGCTGCAGGGCATCGAGTCCGATGCCCGTGATGCGTTGGGCCAACTCCAAGTCTTGATGCGCCAGGAACGTAGTGAAACGGCTGATGACTCTCCCCGGGAACTCTTCCGGAACTGA
- a CDS encoding carbohydrate ABC transporter permease — MTTTLNRPAAGRTAATKPKPTFRQRLNVFDMKASPYFYIAPFFILFALVGLFPLGYTFFVSLFDWHLLKGQGEFVGFQNFAEVLQDRFFWNSLFNTVSIFLISTIPQLIMATIIAAVLDQNLRAKTFWRMSILLPYVVTPVAVAMIFTNMFGEQYGLINNILSSFGIDPIMWKNDTLPSHIAIATMVNWRWTGYNALILLAAMQSVPRDIYESAAIDGAGSVRRFFSITLPSIRPTMVFVIVTATIGGLQIFTEPRLFDPVAAGGTARQFQTTVLYLWEMAFQRQNFGKASTIAWLLFLIILLFGIVNWLISRRIATNGDDRGAASRRRRKRSSAAATEADDAGLAAQAVSAPDSTKRSGK; from the coding sequence ATGACCACCACCTTGAACCGCCCGGCGGCCGGTAGAACGGCTGCCACCAAACCGAAACCGACGTTCCGCCAACGCCTCAACGTCTTCGACATGAAGGCGTCCCCGTACTTCTACATCGCCCCATTCTTCATCCTGTTCGCCTTGGTGGGCCTCTTTCCCTTGGGCTACACCTTCTTCGTCTCCCTCTTCGACTGGCACCTGCTCAAAGGCCAGGGCGAGTTCGTGGGATTCCAGAACTTCGCTGAGGTTCTTCAGGACAGGTTCTTCTGGAATTCCCTGTTCAACACCGTCAGCATCTTCCTGATCTCCACCATTCCCCAGCTGATCATGGCCACCATCATTGCCGCGGTCCTGGACCAGAACCTGCGCGCCAAGACGTTCTGGCGCATGAGCATCCTGCTCCCCTACGTCGTCACTCCCGTGGCTGTCGCCATGATCTTCACCAACATGTTCGGCGAGCAGTACGGCCTCATCAACAACATCCTGTCCAGCTTCGGGATCGATCCCATCATGTGGAAGAACGACACCCTTCCCAGTCACATCGCCATCGCCACCATGGTGAATTGGCGCTGGACCGGCTACAACGCGCTCATCCTCCTGGCCGCCATGCAGTCAGTACCGCGCGATATCTACGAATCGGCAGCAATCGACGGCGCCGGCTCCGTCCGCCGCTTCTTCAGCATCACGCTGCCGAGCATCCGGCCCACCATGGTGTTCGTTATTGTCACGGCCACCATCGGCGGGCTGCAGATCTTCACCGAGCCAAGGCTCTTCGATCCCGTAGCAGCCGGCGGAACGGCACGACAGTTCCAGACCACCGTGCTGTACCTCTGGGAGATGGCTTTCCAGCGGCAAAACTTCGGCAAGGCCTCCACCATCGCCTGGCTTTTGTTCCTGATCATCCTGCTTTTCGGCATCGTGAACTGGCTGATCTCACGCCGCATCGCCACCAACGGCGACGATCGCGGCGCAGCCAGCCGCCGCCGTCGGAAGCGTTCTTCCGCCGCGGCCACAGAAGCGGACGACGCCGGCCTGGCCGCCCAGGCGGTATCGGCACCAGACTCGACCAAGAGGAGCGGGAAATGA
- a CDS encoding malonic semialdehyde reductase, which produces MTIAHEEAVIDAAAVDAIFAEARTANSFAGEVTEEQARAIYELTKFGPTAFNSQPLRVTYVRSDEARAKLVDTLSNGNKAKTASAPLVAILSYDTDWQGQWDRFLPAYGAPKAMYDADPAFAAATGNNNAHLQAGYFILAVRSLGFAAGPMTGADFAAIDAEFFPAGDQKSFLVVNIGQPGPAAWGEAKPKFAYDDVVRTV; this is translated from the coding sequence ATGACGATCGCCCACGAAGAAGCAGTCATTGACGCCGCAGCAGTCGACGCCATTTTTGCCGAAGCCCGTACCGCCAACAGCTTCGCCGGTGAGGTCACCGAGGAGCAGGCCCGCGCCATCTACGAGCTCACCAAGTTCGGCCCCACCGCCTTCAACTCCCAGCCACTTCGCGTGACCTACGTCCGCTCGGACGAGGCCCGCGCCAAGCTGGTGGACACCCTTTCCAACGGCAACAAGGCCAAGACCGCCTCCGCGCCGCTGGTCGCAATCCTCTCCTACGACACCGACTGGCAGGGCCAGTGGGACAGGTTCCTGCCCGCCTACGGCGCACCCAAGGCCATGTACGACGCCGATCCCGCTTTCGCCGCTGCTACGGGCAACAACAACGCTCATTTGCAGGCCGGCTACTTCATCCTGGCCGTGCGCTCGCTCGGTTTCGCCGCCGGCCCGATGACCGGTGCCGACTTCGCCGCCATCGACGCCGAGTTCTTCCCGGCCGGCGATCAGAAGAGCTTCCTCGTGGTCAACATCGGCCAGCCCGGCCCCGCCGCCTGGGGCGAAGCCAAGCCGAAGTTCGCATACGACGACGTTGTTCGCACCGTCTAA
- a CDS encoding SDR family NAD(P)-dependent oxidoreductase produces MGNFEGKTALVTGGGSGLGEAISKDLAKNGVKVVVTDVNFDAATRVANQITADGGTSVPFQANTAVAEDSKKAVDFAVETYGALNYAVNNAGIGGASAPVGDVDIEDWDRVIAINLSGVLYGMRYQIPAILAAGASEGAIVNMASIHGAVAAPGNAAYTAAKHAVVGLTKNAAAEYGAQGLRVNAIGPGYIDTPLLAAAPKEVINGLEAKHPLGRLGKADEIANVTTFLLSDKASFMTGSYVLVDGGYTAV; encoded by the coding sequence ATGGGTAACTTCGAAGGCAAGACCGCGCTCGTCACCGGCGGCGGTTCCGGGCTTGGGGAAGCGATCAGCAAGGACCTCGCCAAGAACGGCGTCAAGGTTGTGGTTACTGACGTCAACTTCGACGCCGCCACCCGCGTGGCCAACCAGATCACGGCCGACGGCGGCACTTCAGTTCCGTTCCAGGCCAACACTGCGGTGGCTGAAGACAGCAAGAAGGCCGTCGACTTCGCCGTGGAAACGTACGGCGCCCTCAACTACGCCGTGAACAACGCCGGCATCGGCGGCGCCAGCGCTCCGGTGGGCGACGTCGACATTGAGGACTGGGACCGGGTCATCGCCATCAACTTGAGCGGCGTCCTGTACGGCATGCGCTATCAGATCCCGGCCATCCTCGCTGCGGGCGCTTCCGAAGGCGCCATTGTGAACATGGCCTCGATCCATGGCGCCGTGGCTGCCCCCGGCAACGCCGCCTACACCGCTGCCAAGCACGCCGTGGTGGGCTTGACCAAGAACGCTGCTGCCGAATACGGCGCACAGGGTCTCCGCGTCAACGCAATCGGCCCTGGCTACATCGACACTCCCCTGCTGGCCGCCGCCCCGAAGGAAGTCATCAACGGGCTCGAGGCCAAGCACCCGCTGGGTCGTCTGGGTAAGGCCGATGAGATCGCGAACGTCACCACGTTCCTCCTTTCCGACAAGGCCAGCTTCATGACCGGCTCCTACGTGCTGGTCGATGGCGGTTACACGGCCGTCTAG
- a CDS encoding 2'-5' RNA ligase family protein, whose amino-acid sequence MRNLIWVAFTEPVSPGLVFPRSDWPLHITLLRFDVGTDVSADVADVLADLAAAPVKGALGAQLRVGGEAGFGHMGSIPVSLIEHNPLLQGLHEEIVEAAKTAGGRIATPNYILDHYRPHISHHDGKRPKSGDVVVLDYVALVDMAPEGDHTIRRVLRLWTQDAEGD is encoded by the coding sequence ATGCGGAACCTCATCTGGGTGGCGTTTACGGAGCCAGTCTCTCCGGGGCTGGTTTTTCCGCGCAGCGACTGGCCGCTGCACATCACGCTGCTAAGGTTCGACGTCGGGACTGACGTGAGTGCCGACGTCGCCGATGTCCTTGCGGACTTGGCCGCAGCGCCCGTCAAGGGAGCGCTGGGTGCGCAGCTGCGAGTGGGCGGAGAGGCGGGTTTCGGGCATATGGGGTCCATCCCGGTCAGTCTCATCGAGCACAACCCGCTGCTTCAGGGGCTGCACGAAGAGATTGTCGAGGCAGCAAAGACAGCAGGCGGGCGCATCGCCACCCCCAACTACATCCTGGACCACTACAGGCCGCACATCTCGCACCACGACGGCAAGCGCCCCAAGTCCGGAGACGTCGTCGTGCTTGACTACGTAGCGCTGGTGGACATGGCGCCCGAAGGTGACCACACCATCCGCCGAGTCCTCAGGCTCTGGACGCAGGACGCGGAAGGCGATTGA
- a CDS encoding response regulator transcription factor, with translation MNEISVLIADDDAHIRTSLRLLIEDEPGMRVAAVVVDGAEAVEATMKHQPDVALMDVRMPRMTGLEAAGILASRKSRTRLVMLTTFDMDDYVYQALRQGASGFLLKNAPLPDILKAIRTAYEGNALLAPEITRRLIDRFTLHPAAHDRISELTVRERETLTLIGQGASNNEIAAALFLTRTTVRTYVSRILTKLGARDRAQLVVIAYEGGLVGPSTV, from the coding sequence ATGAATGAGATCAGCGTCCTCATCGCAGACGACGATGCTCACATCAGGACGTCACTGCGTCTTTTGATCGAGGATGAGCCGGGCATGAGAGTGGCTGCCGTGGTTGTGGACGGCGCAGAGGCCGTGGAAGCCACCATGAAGCATCAACCGGACGTGGCCCTGATGGATGTTCGAATGCCCCGGATGACCGGCCTTGAAGCTGCGGGGATTCTGGCATCACGAAAGTCCCGCACCCGGCTGGTCATGCTGACCACGTTCGATATGGACGACTACGTCTACCAGGCACTCCGCCAGGGCGCCTCCGGCTTTCTCCTTAAGAACGCGCCGCTGCCTGACATCCTCAAGGCAATCCGTACCGCATATGAAGGTAACGCCCTCCTGGCTCCGGAAATCACCCGTCGACTCATTGACCGCTTCACCCTGCATCCGGCCGCACACGACCGCATCAGCGAGCTGACAGTCCGCGAACGCGAAACCTTGACCCTCATCGGACAAGGTGCCTCCAATAACGAGATAGCAGCCGCCCTGTTTCTCACGCGAACCACTGTGCGCACTTACGTGAGCCGAATCCTGACCAAACTGGGCGCACGGGACAGAGCCCAACTCGTTGTCATCGCCTACGAAGGAGGCCTGGTGGGCCCTTCGACCGTATAG
- a CDS encoding uracil-xanthine permease family protein: MSMLGIKWKLHGNGKSIRPGHVVAPDERLAWPLTIGIGMQHVVAMFGATFLVPIITGMPPATTLLFSGIGTLLFLVITKGRVPSYLGSSFAFIAPIMASQQQYGVSGALGGVVLAGVVLALIGAVVQKFGAEWINRLMPPIVTGAIVALIGLNLAPAAKANFDLAPVTALITLVTIILVSVLFRGILGRLSILVGVVVGYLVAMMRGEVNYEKMDAAAWIGLPLFQTPEFHIGVVGLFVPVVLVLVAENVGHVKSVAAMTGQNLDGVSGRALMADGAATVLAGFGGGSGTTTYAENIGVMAATKVYSTAAYWVAGVFAILLSFSPKFGELIATVPAGVLGGAATMLYGMIGVLGVKIWVQNKVNFSNPINLTTAAVALIIGIADYTWTIGELKFTGIALGSAAALVIYHGMKGLARWRGTVAEPETETAGLPPAVKSAMNAAAKRGGKKGK, from the coding sequence ATGAGCATGCTCGGCATCAAATGGAAGCTCCACGGCAACGGCAAGTCCATTCGCCCCGGCCACGTGGTGGCGCCCGACGAGCGGCTCGCGTGGCCCCTGACCATCGGCATCGGCATGCAGCACGTGGTGGCGATGTTCGGTGCAACGTTCCTGGTGCCCATCATCACCGGTATGCCGCCTGCCACCACCCTGCTCTTCTCGGGCATCGGCACCCTGTTGTTCCTGGTGATCACCAAGGGCCGTGTGCCCAGCTACCTGGGCTCGAGCTTCGCGTTCATCGCCCCGATCATGGCGTCCCAGCAGCAGTACGGCGTGAGTGGCGCCTTGGGCGGCGTGGTGCTGGCCGGCGTCGTACTGGCGCTTATTGGTGCGGTGGTCCAGAAGTTTGGCGCCGAATGGATCAACCGGCTTATGCCGCCGATCGTCACCGGTGCCATTGTGGCGCTGATCGGCCTCAACCTGGCGCCGGCTGCAAAGGCGAACTTCGACCTCGCGCCGGTTACCGCCCTCATCACGCTTGTCACGATCATCCTGGTTTCCGTTCTATTCCGCGGAATTCTGGGGCGGCTGAGCATACTGGTGGGCGTCGTGGTGGGGTATCTCGTGGCGATGATGCGCGGCGAGGTCAACTACGAAAAGATGGACGCCGCTGCGTGGATTGGCCTTCCTCTGTTCCAGACGCCCGAGTTCCACATTGGCGTGGTGGGATTGTTCGTTCCTGTTGTCCTGGTGCTGGTGGCTGAGAACGTGGGGCACGTGAAGTCGGTGGCAGCGATGACCGGACAGAACCTCGACGGCGTCTCCGGCCGCGCGCTGATGGCCGACGGCGCCGCGACGGTACTTGCCGGGTTCGGCGGCGGTTCCGGTACCACGACGTATGCGGAGAACATCGGCGTCATGGCCGCCACGAAGGTCTATTCGACGGCGGCGTACTGGGTGGCCGGTGTCTTCGCCATCCTGCTGAGCTTCTCCCCGAAATTCGGCGAACTGATCGCGACCGTCCCGGCTGGTGTGCTGGGCGGTGCTGCGACCATGCTGTACGGCATGATCGGCGTGCTCGGCGTGAAGATCTGGGTGCAGAACAAGGTCAACTTCTCCAACCCGATCAACCTGACGACCGCTGCTGTGGCGTTGATTATCGGCATTGCTGACTACACCTGGACCATTGGCGAGCTGAAGTTCACCGGCATTGCCCTTGGTTCCGCTGCTGCCCTGGTGATCTACCACGGCATGAAGGGTCTGGCACGCTGGCGCGGAACCGTCGCTGAGCCGGAAACCGAGACTGCGGGGCTGCCGCCTGCGGTGAAGTCGGCGATGAATGCTGCGGCTAAGCGGGGCGGGAAGAAGGGGAAGTAG
- the pgm gene encoding phosphoglucomutase (alpha-D-glucose-1,6-bisphosphate-dependent), which translates to MASRAGTVALPQDLVDITALLDAYFDVAPDLGDPAQRVAFGTSGHRGSSLKASFNEPHILAITQAIVEYRGRQGITGPLFIGRDTHALSEPAQNSALEVLAANGVTVLVDARHGYTPTPALSHAILKYNREAGPGTPQADGIVVTPSHNPPGDGGFKYNPPHGGPADTDATGWIADRANQLLENGLRGVKRMPLNDALAADTTGKFDFLSSYVDDLPSVLNLDAIRNAGVRIGADPMGGASVDYWGEIGERHQLNLTVVNPTVDPQWAFMTLDWDEKIRMDCSSPSAMASLIKRMAAGADGTAAYDVATGNDADADRHGIVTPLVNGVGGLMNPNHYLAVAIDYLYRNRSGWNPESVVGKTLVSSSIIDRVAGGLGRKLVEVPVGFKWFVPGLLSGEGAFGGEESAGASFNKLDGSVWTTDKDGILLALLASEITAVTGQSPSQLYKGLTDQFGAPVYARIDAAATREQKSKLGKLSAADVTATSLAGEEITAKLTEAPGNGAAIGGLKVVTENAWFAARPSGTEDVYKIYAESFKGADHLKQVQEEAKALVDGVIA; encoded by the coding sequence ATGGCTAGCCGAGCGGGCACAGTTGCCCTTCCCCAGGACCTTGTTGACATCACAGCCCTGCTGGACGCGTATTTCGACGTAGCTCCGGACTTGGGTGATCCCGCGCAGCGTGTGGCGTTTGGAACGTCGGGACACCGCGGATCCAGCTTGAAGGCATCGTTCAACGAGCCTCACATCCTTGCGATCACGCAGGCAATCGTCGAATATCGTGGACGCCAGGGCATCACCGGTCCGCTGTTCATCGGCCGTGATACCCACGCCCTCAGCGAGCCGGCACAGAATTCCGCACTGGAAGTACTGGCCGCCAACGGCGTGACCGTTCTGGTGGACGCCCGCCACGGTTACACCCCGACGCCGGCACTAAGCCACGCCATCCTCAAGTACAACCGCGAAGCCGGTCCGGGCACTCCCCAGGCCGACGGCATCGTGGTCACCCCAAGCCACAACCCGCCGGGCGATGGTGGCTTCAAATACAACCCTCCCCACGGCGGCCCGGCAGACACCGACGCCACCGGATGGATTGCCGACCGCGCCAACCAGCTCCTTGAAAACGGCCTCCGTGGCGTCAAGCGCATGCCGTTGAACGATGCCTTGGCCGCCGACACCACCGGCAAGTTCGACTTCCTCAGCAGCTACGTGGACGATCTCCCCTCGGTGCTCAACCTCGACGCCATCCGCAACGCCGGCGTCCGCATCGGAGCCGACCCCATGGGCGGCGCCTCCGTGGATTACTGGGGCGAAATCGGCGAGCGCCACCAGCTCAACCTCACCGTTGTGAACCCCACCGTCGATCCGCAGTGGGCCTTCATGACCCTCGACTGGGACGAGAAGATCCGCATGGATTGCTCGTCGCCGTCGGCCATGGCGTCCCTGATCAAGCGCATGGCCGCTGGTGCTGATGGCACCGCCGCTTACGACGTCGCCACAGGTAACGACGCCGACGCCGATCGCCACGGCATCGTGACACCTCTTGTTAATGGGGTGGGTGGGCTCATGAACCCGAACCACTACCTTGCCGTCGCCATTGACTACCTGTACCGGAACCGCAGCGGCTGGAACCCGGAGTCCGTGGTGGGCAAGACGCTCGTTTCGTCCTCCATCATCGACCGCGTTGCCGGTGGACTAGGCCGCAAGCTGGTTGAGGTTCCCGTGGGCTTCAAGTGGTTCGTGCCCGGCCTGCTCTCCGGCGAAGGTGCCTTCGGTGGCGAGGAATCTGCCGGAGCGTCCTTCAACAAGCTCGACGGCAGCGTGTGGACCACGGATAAGGACGGCATCCTGCTGGCCCTCCTGGCTTCGGAGATCACCGCGGTCACGGGTCAGTCTCCTTCACAGCTGTACAAGGGCCTGACGGACCAGTTCGGCGCACCCGTTTACGCCCGCATCGACGCTGCCGCCACGCGCGAGCAGAAGTCCAAGCTGGGCAAGCTCTCCGCCGCCGACGTCACCGCGACTTCCCTTGCGGGTGAAGAGATCACGGCCAAGCTCACCGAGGCTCCGGGCAACGGCGCGGCGATCGGCGGCCTGAAGGTTGTCACCGAGAACGCCTGGTTTGCGGCCCGCCCCTCCGGCACCGAGGACGTCTACAAGATCTACGCCGAGTCCTTCAAGGGCGCGGACCACCTGAAGCAGGTGCAGGAAGAGGCAAAGGCACTGGTGGACGGGGTTATCGCCTAG